One segment of Candidatus Krumholzibacteriota bacterium DNA contains the following:
- a CDS encoding histidine phosphatase family protein: protein MKDMTRKVHLVRHGESKWNSERRVQKNTDGVPLSDRGRRQAQLLGARLETVPFDHVFCSDVQRAAETARIALGESYPIGFSSELREIALGAWEGRLVSEIEAETPGIMERWFKAPSTVEIDGAEKFFDFHRRVVDEVERITGSTSGDLLIISHGGVICTWLTYILGMDQDGLWSFSLPNASISTVMLEFRPRLRLLGDANHLTDGSLGFDGMPSSVG from the coding sequence ATGAAAGATATGACAAGAAAGGTCCACCTCGTCAGGCATGGAGAATCGAAGTGGAACAGCGAGCGCAGGGTCCAGAAGAATACAGACGGAGTCCCGCTTAGCGACAGGGGGAGGCGTCAGGCGCAGCTTCTGGGGGCAAGGCTTGAGACTGTTCCCTTCGATCACGTTTTCTGCAGTGACGTTCAGAGAGCTGCCGAGACGGCGAGGATCGCCCTGGGAGAAAGCTATCCGATAGGATTTTCCAGTGAGCTCAGGGAGATCGCTTTAGGAGCCTGGGAGGGAAGGCTTGTCAGTGAGATAGAAGCAGAGACTCCCGGGATCATGGAGCGTTGGTTCAAGGCGCCTTCAACGGTGGAGATAGACGGGGCGGAGAAGTTTTTCGATTTTCATCGAAGAGTCGTCGATGAGGTCGAAAGAATAACCGGTTCGACCTCTGGAGATCTCCTTATAATCTCCCACGGGGGAGTGATCTGCACGTGGCTTACCTATATTCTCGGTATGGATCAGGATGGCCTCTGGTCGTTTTCTCTTCCAAACGCGTCTATCAGCACAGTGATGCTTGAGTTCAGGCCGAGGCTGAGGCTCCTGGGCGACGCTAACCATCTCACCGACGGTTCACTCGGGTTTGACGGGATGCCTTCATCTGTCGGCTAG
- a CDS encoding rhomboid family intramembrane serine protease, with product MFLPLKDINPTRNRPVITVSLIVINILAYFYQISLGHQGQALISSLGATPFEITRLKDLTGPIGYYLHAEGPRPIILTLFTSMFLHGSIVHLGGNMLYLWIFGNNIEDILGPLKFLLFYFLGGLTAHAMHIASDPSSLIPTIGASGAIAGILGAYLITYPRARVLTLMFLFIFIRLMVVPAYVIIIFWFVIQLLSGFASLGGHSGGVAWFAHIGGFLGGIALIFLMAGDKVRWLRQGGFTDY from the coding sequence ATGTTTCTACCGCTCAAGGATATAAACCCAACTCGCAACAGACCGGTGATCACCGTATCGCTCATCGTCATCAACATCTTAGCCTATTTTTACCAGATATCCCTCGGACACCAGGGACAGGCGCTGATCTCTTCTCTCGGTGCGACTCCATTCGAGATAACGCGGCTGAAGGATCTGACAGGACCGATCGGGTACTATCTTCACGCCGAAGGCCCCAGGCCTATAATCCTGACCCTTTTTACATCGATGTTTCTGCATGGAAGCATAGTTCATCTTGGTGGTAACATGCTTTACCTGTGGATATTCGGGAATAATATCGAAGATATCCTCGGACCGTTGAAATTCCTCCTCTTTTATTTCCTTGGCGGATTGACTGCTCACGCGATGCATATAGCGTCAGATCCTTCCTCTCTAATCCCTACAATCGGCGCGAGCGGCGCGATAGCCGGGATCCTCGGAGCTTATCTGATCACTTATCCGCGTGCTCGCGTGCTTACTCTGATGTTCCTTTTTATCTTCATCAGGCTCATGGTCGTTCCCGCTTATGTAATCATTATATTCTGGTTCGTAATCCAGCTTTTGAGCGGATTCGCGTCGCTGGGCGGCCACAGCGGAGGCGTGGCCTGGTTCGCTCATATAGGCGGATTTCTCGGAGGGATCGCTTTGATATTCCTCATGGCTGGAGATAAGGTCCGGTGGCTCAGGCAGGGCGGATTCACAGATTACTGA
- a CDS encoding TIGR00730 family Rossman fold protein: protein MDPKKRYLIDDFNIQESWRLFRILAEFVEGFDSMVELGPAVTFFGSARLKEDDRYYIMARELARDLAGEDFAIITGGGPGIMEAANRGAQEGSGESVGLNIDLPFEQEPNPYIDKMITFRYFFVRKVMFIKYAMAFVIFPGGFGTMDELFEALTLIQTHKIAPFPLFLIGRDFWGGLLDWIKNRMLEDGMISPEDLDIIHVVDSKDEVIKEIKRIRDVEMRT, encoded by the coding sequence ATGGATCCGAAAAAAAGATACCTGATCGACGATTTCAATATCCAGGAATCGTGGAGGCTTTTCAGGATACTGGCAGAGTTCGTCGAGGGCTTCGACAGTATGGTAGAGCTGGGACCGGCAGTCACTTTTTTCGGTTCGGCCAGGCTGAAGGAAGATGACAGATATTATATAATGGCCCGCGAACTTGCCCGGGATCTTGCCGGAGAGGATTTCGCGATCATTACCGGGGGTGGCCCGGGGATAATGGAAGCGGCTAACAGGGGGGCGCAGGAGGGGAGCGGTGAATCGGTCGGCCTCAACATCGACCTGCCGTTCGAGCAGGAACCTAACCCGTATATTGACAAGATGATCACCTTCCGGTATTTCTTCGTCCGAAAGGTGATGTTCATAAAATACGCAATGGCGTTCGTTATATTTCCAGGCGGTTTCGGAACGATGGATGAGCTTTTCGAGGCCCTGACCCTCATCCAGACTCACAAGATAGCGCCTTTTCCTCTCTTCCTTATCGGCAGAGATTTCTGGGGGGGGCTGTTGGACTGGATCAAGAACAGGATGCTCGAAGACGGCATGATCTCCCCCGAGGACCTTGATATTATCCATGTCGTCGATTCGAAGGACGAGGTGATCAAGGAGATCAAGAGGATCCGTGATGTCGAGATGAGGACATAG
- the menA gene encoding 1,4-dihydroxy-2-naphthoate octaprenyltransferase, with protein sequence MAAVSTILKELRAEFLTASVLPVTLAVAVSRYDTGSWDPGLYLLTLAGVIFLHLGTNTANDYYDHLSGADEANVEYARPFTGGSRLIQEEAISPRTVLTIAIIFFCAASVAGIFLFLRTGPAVIYLGITGTVLGFFYTAPPVRLASRGLGEAAVFAGYSLVGIGAYIVQTGELTFHSVIAALPLGLLTTAIIIINEFQDMNADRSAGKNTLVVKLGRKKAVWLFAAVILTGVAGPVIFGTAIGLTPTLTLISLLALPIAIRAVVTVAANYDSPKALTPANGSTIICHLATGILLIAAYIFAS encoded by the coding sequence ATGGCCGCTGTATCTACGATCCTGAAGGAACTGAGGGCGGAATTTCTGACTGCCAGTGTACTCCCCGTAACGCTTGCCGTGGCTGTTTCGAGATACGACACGGGGTCATGGGATCCGGGGCTCTACCTGCTCACCCTTGCCGGAGTAATATTTCTCCACCTCGGGACAAATACCGCGAATGATTACTACGATCACCTTTCCGGGGCGGACGAAGCCAATGTCGAGTATGCCAGGCCCTTCACCGGCGGAAGCAGGCTTATCCAGGAGGAAGCGATCTCTCCCCGGACCGTCCTGACGATCGCGATAATATTTTTTTGCGCCGCATCGGTCGCCGGGATATTTCTGTTTCTGCGGACGGGTCCTGCTGTCATCTATCTCGGCATTACCGGGACAGTCCTTGGATTCTTCTATACAGCTCCACCGGTGAGGCTTGCCTCGCGCGGACTTGGAGAAGCGGCAGTCTTTGCCGGTTATTCCCTTGTCGGTATAGGCGCCTATATCGTTCAGACAGGAGAACTGACGTTTCATTCCGTGATAGCGGCACTTCCCCTCGGCCTCTTGACGACGGCGATAATCATCATCAATGAATTCCAGGATATGAATGCCGACCGCTCTGCCGGAAAAAATACTCTCGTAGTAAAGCTTGGAAGGAAAAAGGCGGTATGGCTCTTTGCCGCGGTCATTCTGACCGGTGTGGCGGGGCCGGTGATATTCGGAACGGCGATCGGCCTGACTCCCACGTTGACCCTGATCAGTCTTCTCGCTCTTCCTATCGCGATCAGGGCAGTGGTGACAGTGGCAGCGAACTACGACTCTCCGAAGGCTCTTACGCCGGCTAACGGATCGACGATAATCTGTCACCTCGCTACGGGAATCCTTCTTATAGCAGCATATATCTTCGCAAGTTAG
- a CDS encoding flippase, with amino-acid sequence MDSKGPVNLSTSKVISETLIVSSAKIGMNLLKPVRGILLGRLLGPALYGILIIPVPYVQILTMLSNIGFNTAIVRLIPGYRQQGRSDLARMIYRSSALLTLALSILWSAMMLIFSRWLAVDVAHQPEALGPVRIYSLIIPFFAMNAFYAVVYLAAQRGRLRAGISIIYGILNILIPILVVLWKKNVTLILGAFLTAEIIGTILFAVIFHRRVLIEFAGRTGDILRGMKEVFGFGFLFFFASLGWNIINSTDRIMVKFYLPSEELAFYAMAALIITSLSVISATAGTALIPSLTAALTEGDRSLFRKQVWNTNRLGLMALVPMTAIIYTLAADIYRIVLPGYAPSAPVLRILVFIGFIDILCRTAWASLVAYGSGGRAASAYIIAALLNIVMNLLLIPRYGIEGAAIATISSFLVLGIILQSMMATVAGIRMRISDIIHPLVIALVFPLIGSIFTGTASYFRVLIVLIPGSVIYTLLASLTGLIRREDLDKSLKSVSANGDSAIMRIISGIITILYKIKRRP; translated from the coding sequence ATGGACAGCAAAGGCCCCGTAAATCTTTCGACTTCAAAAGTGATCTCCGAAACGTTGATCGTCTCATCGGCGAAGATCGGGATGAACCTTCTAAAACCGGTCCGCGGCATCCTTCTCGGAAGGCTCCTCGGTCCCGCGCTGTACGGGATACTTATTATACCCGTTCCCTACGTCCAGATCCTCACCATGCTTTCCAATATCGGATTCAACACAGCGATCGTCAGATTGATCCCCGGATACAGGCAACAGGGAAGGAGCGATCTTGCCCGAATGATCTATCGATCGAGCGCTTTATTGACCCTCGCGCTGAGTATTCTCTGGAGCGCGATGATGCTGATCTTCTCCAGATGGCTCGCTGTCGATGTGGCCCACCAGCCGGAAGCCCTAGGACCTGTCAGGATCTACTCGCTGATAATCCCCTTTTTTGCCATGAACGCTTTTTACGCCGTCGTTTATCTGGCCGCGCAGAGAGGCAGGCTCAGGGCCGGCATATCGATAATATACGGCATCCTCAATATCCTTATCCCCATCCTTGTCGTCCTGTGGAAGAAGAATGTCACTCTTATTCTCGGGGCCTTTCTCACCGCTGAGATCATCGGAACGATTTTGTTCGCCGTGATCTTCCACAGAAGAGTCCTCATCGAATTCGCCGGCAGGACAGGCGACATTCTGCGCGGAATGAAAGAGGTCTTCGGATTCGGATTCCTCTTTTTCTTCGCCAGCCTCGGCTGGAATATCATCAACTCTACCGACCGGATCATGGTAAAATTCTACCTTCCTTCCGAAGAACTGGCCTTTTACGCCATGGCAGCCCTCATCATCACGTCGCTAAGCGTCATCTCCGCGACGGCAGGGACAGCACTGATTCCCTCCCTCACTGCGGCTCTGACGGAAGGTGACAGATCCCTCTTTCGAAAACAGGTATGGAATACGAACAGATTGGGATTGATGGCTCTGGTACCGATGACGGCGATCATCTACACGCTGGCTGCCGACATCTACAGAATCGTCCTTCCGGGATACGCCCCATCAGCCCCGGTCCTGAGAATCCTCGTATTCATAGGTTTCATCGACATACTCTGCCGCACGGCGTGGGCTTCCCTCGTCGCTTATGGAAGCGGCGGAAGAGCAGCTTCAGCATATATCATCGCGGCGCTCCTTAATATCGTGATGAACCTTTTACTCATTCCACGGTACGGCATAGAGGGTGCCGCTATAGCGACTATTTCCAGTTTCCTGGTTCTGGGCATAATATTACAGAGCATGATGGCCACGGTCGCCGGAATCAGAATGCGTATAAGTGACATCATCCATCCCCTTGTCATAGCGCTTGTATTCCCTCTGATCGGATCGATTTTCACCGGTACAGCAAGTTACTTCAGGGTCCTGATCGTGCTGATACCGGGATCGGTCATATATACCCTCCTAGCCAGCCTGACAGGACTTATTCGGAGAGAAGACCTTGATAAATCGCTGAAATCGGTTTCGGCAAATGGCGATTCAGCCATAATGAGAATCATATCTGGAATTATTACAATACTTTACAAAATAAAAAGAAGACCCTGA
- the gatD gene encoding Glu-tRNA(Gln) amidotransferase subunit GatD: MSSDKYKGYRGIALECLKEQGAGVWSDVEIESTRGDFKGIILPRSETADENHIVLKMNTGYNVGLAVETIRSITEHGRKEAHYKIPEKEFPYDPEKPSVKLLGTGGTIASRLDYRTGAVIPAFSPGELYGSVPELADICNLETEKLYGVFSENMGPEQWKGTAEAIGKEIAKGTSGVVIGHGTDTMHHTAAILSFMVQDSPVPIVMVGSQRSSDRPSSDAAINLINATRTAAHSDFAEVMVCMFGPTSDQYGLLHRGTRVRKMHSSYRSTFRTIGDIPLAIVEKDRFVPLRDDYKRRRDDRNVKINTAFDERVSILYYYPNMKPDVLEALIDNDYKGIIIAGTGLGHVNKPLYPALKKAADRGIHIYMTVQTLWGYVQMYVYDTGRDIMDLGVIPASNMLPEVAYVKLGWALGQSHDREEVKKIMLTPVAGEITEREPHNGYLIYQGGIPEVEEFISQYKK, encoded by the coding sequence TTGAGTTCGGATAAATACAAGGGGTACAGGGGCATAGCCCTCGAATGCCTCAAGGAACAAGGCGCGGGCGTATGGAGCGATGTCGAGATCGAATCTACCAGGGGCGATTTCAAGGGTATTATTCTCCCCAGGTCTGAGACTGCCGATGAAAATCATATCGTCCTTAAAATGAACACCGGTTATAATGTCGGCCTCGCCGTAGAGACTATCAGGTCGATCACCGAGCATGGCCGCAAGGAAGCTCATTACAAGATCCCCGAGAAGGAATTCCCCTATGATCCCGAGAAACCCAGCGTAAAGCTCCTTGGAACGGGAGGCACGATAGCATCGAGGCTCGACTACAGGACAGGAGCTGTCATCCCCGCTTTCTCTCCCGGAGAGCTGTACGGATCGGTCCCGGAACTGGCCGATATATGCAACCTCGAGACTGAAAAACTCTACGGGGTGTTCAGCGAGAACATGGGTCCTGAGCAATGGAAGGGAACTGCCGAAGCTATCGGAAAAGAGATCGCCAAGGGAACGAGTGGAGTCGTGATCGGGCATGGGACGGATACCATGCATCATACGGCGGCGATCCTCTCATTTATGGTCCAGGATTCCCCGGTACCGATAGTAATGGTCGGCTCCCAGCGCTCAAGCGATCGTCCGTCGAGCGATGCCGCGATAAACCTGATTAACGCCACACGAACGGCCGCTCACAGCGACTTCGCAGAGGTGATGGTCTGCATGTTCGGACCGACAAGCGATCAATACGGGCTTCTGCACCGTGGGACCCGCGTGAGGAAGATGCATTCCTCATACCGTTCCACATTCCGCACGATAGGCGACATCCCCCTCGCGATAGTGGAAAAAGACCGGTTTGTACCGCTCAGGGACGACTACAAGCGCCGCCGCGACGACAGAAACGTAAAGATCAATACGGCATTTGACGAGAGAGTCTCGATCCTCTACTACTATCCGAATATGAAACCCGATGTGCTCGAAGCGTTGATAGACAACGACTACAAGGGGATCATCATAGCGGGGACCGGCCTCGGTCACGTGAACAAACCTCTCTACCCCGCTCTTAAAAAAGCAGCCGACAGGGGAATCCATATCTACATGACGGTTCAGACACTATGGGGTTATGTTCAGATGTACGTCTACGACACCGGACGCGATATCATGGACCTCGGCGTCATCCCCGCCTCCAATATGCTTCCCGAAGTCGCCTACGTGAAACTTGGCTGGGCTCTCGGTCAGAGCCATGATCGTGAAGAGGTCAAAAAGATCATGCTCACGCCTGTCGCCGGTGAGATAACTGAGAGAGAACCCCACAACGGATACCTTATTTATCAGGGGGGTATCCCTGAAGTCGAGGAATTCATCAGCCAGTACAAGAAATAG
- the gatE gene encoding Glu-tRNA(Gln) amidotransferase subunit GatE, with product MGELRKMEDLSLEDYQAIGLKSGLEIHQQLDTEKKLFCRCPIKPYSEKFDAEILRHMRPTLSELGEYDGTALMEFKTKKNIIYQINKETVCTYEMDDTPPFELNRMALDIAIEVTMLLGCKLVGEIHIARKQYLDGSIPTGFQRTTILGIDGSIPYGDRRIGIIQLGLEEDACREVSDIGHMRTYRTDRLGIPLIETVTYPEMRTPREVADVATILRYLARSTGKVRTGIGAARQDVNVSVDRGQRVEIKGVPRIKDIPLLVHNEAFRQVALIEIMDELAARGITHSTFKASSTDVTKILKSTKYYPVAEAVKKGMGIRAVTLRGYRGILSTRTQPETTFSKEISDRVRVIACLDILPNIAHSDTEAETFSSSEWIKIKNNAAAGEKDVVIVVWGSEDDLDTAVREIIIRAQQALDGVLDETRQALPNGISGFERVLPGPNRMYPDTDLPPIAITEDRIERIKSILPQLPWERREKYIKSGLTKETAERMSISPFRDIFDNIQKGSEFSAQDLASFLLDGINRLNRKKRIDNLTDGLLKMTISLAGKKGLRPEALPIVLEKTCGSEKLPPEEAVSGFIQMSDKVLAQKAGDFLRSFKIPEIDRTKLVNHLIGRLKEEFPGQASGKRFFEITDRFIK from the coding sequence TTGGGTGAACTCAGGAAAATGGAAGATCTCTCTCTGGAAGATTATCAGGCTATCGGCCTGAAAAGCGGACTCGAGATCCATCAGCAACTCGACACGGAGAAAAAGCTTTTCTGCCGCTGTCCGATCAAGCCGTACAGTGAAAAATTCGACGCCGAAATACTGCGCCATATGCGCCCCACCCTTTCCGAACTGGGTGAATATGACGGCACCGCCCTGATGGAGTTCAAAACCAAAAAAAACATCATCTACCAGATAAACAAAGAGACGGTATGCACGTACGAGATGGATGACACTCCTCCCTTCGAACTCAACAGGATGGCTCTCGATATCGCGATCGAAGTCACGATGCTTCTCGGCTGCAAGCTGGTGGGCGAGATCCATATAGCCCGCAAACAGTACCTTGACGGGTCAATACCGACAGGTTTTCAACGGACTACCATTCTCGGGATAGACGGATCGATACCATACGGAGACAGGCGGATAGGGATCATCCAGCTCGGGCTCGAGGAGGACGCCTGCAGGGAAGTCAGCGATATCGGCCATATGCGCACATACCGGACTGACAGGCTCGGGATCCCCCTGATCGAGACGGTGACTTATCCGGAGATGAGGACCCCTCGTGAAGTCGCGGACGTCGCCACGATACTGAGATATCTTGCGCGTTCGACGGGCAAGGTGAGGACTGGGATCGGCGCCGCGCGGCAGGATGTCAATGTCTCCGTAGACCGCGGACAGAGAGTCGAGATCAAGGGAGTCCCGAGGATCAAGGATATCCCGCTACTTGTACATAACGAGGCTTTCCGGCAAGTCGCGCTGATAGAGATTATGGATGAGCTCGCCGCCAGGGGAATAACACACTCGACCTTCAAAGCAAGTTCCACTGACGTCACAAAGATCCTCAAAAGTACGAAATATTATCCCGTCGCCGAGGCTGTCAAAAAAGGAATGGGAATACGGGCTGTGACTCTAAGGGGGTACCGGGGGATACTGTCGACCAGAACGCAGCCGGAAACTACCTTCTCGAAGGAGATCTCCGACAGGGTCCGTGTCATCGCCTGCCTCGATATCCTTCCCAATATCGCGCATTCAGACACCGAGGCCGAAACCTTCTCGAGTTCGGAGTGGATAAAGATCAAAAACAACGCGGCGGCAGGTGAAAAGGATGTTGTTATAGTCGTGTGGGGATCTGAGGATGATCTCGATACGGCAGTCAGGGAGATCATTATAAGAGCCCAGCAGGCTCTCGACGGCGTGCTCGATGAGACAAGGCAGGCATTGCCCAATGGGATCTCCGGGTTTGAAAGGGTCCTGCCGGGCCCCAACCGGATGTATCCCGACACTGATCTTCCTCCGATCGCCATAACGGAAGACCGGATCGAAAGGATCAAATCGATCCTCCCTCAGCTCCCATGGGAGCGCAGGGAAAAATATATCAAGTCGGGTTTGACAAAAGAAACAGCAGAAAGGATGAGTATTTCTCCGTTCAGGGATATATTCGACAATATTCAGAAAGGATCGGAATTCAGCGCGCAGGACCTCGCTTCATTCCTGCTCGACGGCATCAACCGGCTGAATAGAAAAAAGAGAATAGACAACCTGACTGATGGGCTTCTTAAGATGACGATATCTCTCGCCGGAAAAAAGGGACTTCGCCCGGAAGCGTTGCCGATCGTTCTTGAAAAGACCTGCGGAAGCGAAAAACTGCCCCCTGAAGAAGCTGTATCCGGATTCATACAGATGAGCGACAAGGTCCTGGCGCAAAAAGCCGGAGATTTTCTGCGTTCGTTTAAAATACCCGAAATAGACAGGACGAAGCTTGTCAATCATCTGATCGGAAGGCTCAAGGAAGAGTTCCCGGGACAGGCATCAGGGAAAAGATTCTTCGAGATTACAGACAGGTTCATCAAATAA
- the glnA gene encoding type I glutamate--ammonia ligase, with amino-acid sequence MFSSITKLKAEIKKQDIRLIDLKFTDFLGKWHHLTVPARSMDEKLFADGLGFDGSNFAGLKTIELGDLSLVPDISTGFLDPFSEIPTVSFICSIVEADSKNPFPRDPRYIAQKSAEYMRKTGIADLSMWGPEFEYYIFDEVLVSMSHMNFGYKIIPGEGEDAGKFGLKTKGGYHAIPPEDAVAGIRDRTITLLEDSGIPVNYHHHEVGGHGQVEIELKFAPLKRMGDIGMMVKYFSRMTAHSEGKIATYMPKPLFNEAGNGLHFHQHLFKKGKPLFYSKSGYAGLSQTALHYIAGLLYHAPALLAITNPSTNSYKRLVPGFEAPVNAFFSLGNRSAAIRIPKYASTPESKRIEFRPPDATCNIYLAMAAQLMAGLDGIRKKMDPGRLGFGPFDMNVFELSAKERKKIKPLPGNLSGALDALAKDHDFLLEGGVFDKTMIEDWIAMKMEKDVMPVRNRTHPLEVQLYLDC; translated from the coding sequence ATCTTTTCCTCAATAACAAAGCTCAAGGCGGAAATCAAAAAACAGGATATCCGGCTTATCGACCTTAAATTCACCGATTTTCTCGGTAAGTGGCATCACCTCACCGTCCCCGCGCGGAGCATGGATGAAAAGCTTTTCGCCGACGGACTGGGATTCGACGGATCGAACTTCGCCGGGTTGAAGACGATCGAGCTCGGAGACCTCTCTCTCGTTCCCGATATCTCCACCGGATTCCTGGATCCCTTCAGTGAAATACCTACTGTCTCATTCATCTGCAGCATCGTAGAAGCCGATTCGAAGAATCCCTTTCCAAGGGATCCCAGATATATAGCCCAGAAGTCGGCGGAATATATGAGGAAGACAGGTATCGCCGATCTTTCGATGTGGGGACCTGAATTTGAATATTATATCTTCGACGAGGTCCTTGTAAGCATGTCGCATATGAATTTTGGATATAAGATAATCCCTGGCGAGGGTGAAGATGCCGGCAAATTCGGATTGAAGACAAAAGGCGGCTATCACGCGATTCCACCCGAGGATGCCGTTGCGGGAATCAGAGACCGTACAATCACGCTGCTTGAAGATTCCGGTATCCCGGTGAATTATCATCACCATGAAGTCGGCGGACACGGCCAGGTCGAGATCGAGCTGAAATTCGCTCCACTGAAAAGGATGGGCGACATAGGGATGATGGTGAAATACTTCTCGAGGATGACTGCCCATTCTGAAGGAAAGATAGCTACTTATATGCCGAAACCACTTTTTAACGAAGCAGGCAATGGACTCCATTTTCATCAGCACCTTTTTAAAAAAGGAAAACCGCTTTTCTACAGCAAAAGCGGATACGCCGGTCTGAGCCAAACAGCGCTTCATTATATCGCCGGACTCCTCTATCACGCTCCCGCTCTCCTGGCCATAACCAATCCAAGCACAAACTCTTATAAACGCCTCGTGCCTGGATTCGAAGCGCCGGTAAACGCTTTCTTCTCCCTTGGAAACCGCAGCGCGGCGATAAGGATCCCGAAGTACGCCAGCACTCCCGAGTCGAAAAGGATCGAGTTCAGGCCGCCCGACGCCACATGCAATATCTACCTCGCAATGGCGGCGCAGCTTATGGCTGGACTCGACGGTATCAGGAAGAAAATGGATCCGGGCAGGCTCGGGTTCGGGCCGTTCGACATGAATGTCTTCGAACTCTCCGCGAAGGAAAGAAAAAAGATAAAACCGCTGCCCGGAAATCTGAGCGGCGCTCTTGACGCCCTCGCCAAGGACCACGATTTCCTTCTCGAGGGAGGAGTGTTCGATAAAACGATGATCGAGGACTGGATAGCGATGAAGATGGAGAAGGATGTCATGCCGGTGCGCAACCGCACGCACCCCCTCGAGGTCCAGCTTTATCTCGATTGTTAA
- a CDS encoding PAS domain-containing protein, with the protein MPDSATIFREMFDKMNSGIAIYDAVDDGADFIIRDINDSGLRITNTKKSDVIGRPVSEAFVGVKALGLFDVFRRVWRTGEPEHHPVAAYNDDNVSLWVDNYVYKLPNGRIVAVYDDLTKQKNTERQLNQSMQMSHDLVRFIPSGMFIYLFREPDGFFLLQANAEAEKIAGIDLADWKGRELREIWPGARSAGITGSCLEVIRTGEPYSTEDLRYTGEELTGAYRIKFFLLPENRLAAVYEDVTDKKKAEIELREFNRLLERRVLERTEDLEAFTYSVSHDLRAPLRAINGFAELLRQKHFDLLEENGRHYLENIITASVQMGELIDELLRYSRLGRTSLNMRDIDLGEIIAEAAGNLDSLLSEKKPN; encoded by the coding sequence ATGCCAGACAGCGCGACAATATTCAGGGAAATGTTCGACAAGATGAACAGCGGTATCGCCATTTACGATGCTGTCGATGATGGGGCGGACTTCATCATTCGCGATATCAACGACTCCGGGTTGAGGATCACCAATACAAAGAAGAGCGATGTAATCGGAAGACCGGTGAGCGAGGCCTTCGTGGGTGTAAAGGCCCTGGGACTTTTTGATGTCTTCCGGCGCGTTTGGAGGACTGGCGAACCTGAACATCACCCTGTTGCCGCGTACAATGATGATAATGTCTCGCTCTGGGTCGACAACTACGTATATAAGCTTCCTAACGGCCGTATCGTAGCTGTTTACGACGATCTTACAAAACAGAAGAACACCGAGCGACAGCTCAACCAGTCGATGCAGATGTCCCACGATCTTGTCCGGTTCATACCATCGGGCATGTTTATTTATCTTTTCAGGGAACCGGACGGGTTCTTTCTGCTGCAGGCTAATGCCGAGGCGGAGAAGATCGCCGGCATAGACCTGGCGGACTGGAAAGGCCGGGAACTCCGCGAGATATGGCCCGGCGCGAGATCCGCCGGAATCACCGGCTCCTGCCTCGAAGTCATCAGGACTGGAGAACCATATTCGACCGAAGACCTCCGATACACGGGAGAGGAACTGACCGGGGCATATCGTATAAAGTTCTTTCTGTTGCCGGAGAACCGTCTTGCAGCGGTCTACGAGGATGTGACCGACAAGAAGAAGGCGGAGATCGAGCTGAGGGAATTCAACAGGCTTCTTGAAAGGCGCGTGCTGGAGAGGACCGAGGATCTGGAGGCTTTCACATATTCCGTCTCGCACGATCTCAGGGCGCCTCTGCGGGCGATAAACGGATTCGCGGAACTGCTCAGGCAGAAACATTTCGACCTGCTCGAAGAGAATGGAAGGCATTACCTGGAAAACATCATTACCGCCAGCGTCCAGATGGGAGAGCTGATAGATGAGCTTTTGAGATATTCCAGGCTTGGAAGGACTTCCCTGAACATGAGAGATATCGATCTCGGGGAGATAATCGCCGAGGCAGCGGGCAACCTTGACAGCCTTCTGAGTGAAAAAAAGCCGAACTGA